A single region of the Drosophila miranda strain MSH22 chromosome 2, D.miranda_PacBio2.1, whole genome shotgun sequence genome encodes:
- the LOC108156674 gene encoding serine protease snake isoform X1 codes for MMVLWPPIIHLQLTCLLLLSLSRRLEALDAIEIINYQTTKYTRLGDPWTQQEGAPAASSGEEREESYLKFDDDAEVMPPASEVLHEGAFCRRSFDGRSGYCILAYQCLHVIREYRVHGTRIDICTHRNNVPVICCPLADKHILAQRISATKCQEYNSATRRLQLADAGRTFSGKQCVPSVPLIVGGTPTRHGLFPHMTALGWTQGSGDIKWGCGGTLVSELYVLTAAHCATSGSKPPDMVRLGVQQLNVTSAAQQDIKILIIILHPKYRSSSYYHDIALLKLTKRAQLSDQVRPACLWQVPELQIKSVVAAGWGRTEFLGAKSNALRQVNLDLIPQQRCKQMYRKERRLPRGIIDAQFCAGYLPGGRDTCQGDSGGPLHAVLPEYNCVAFVVGITSFGKFCAAPNAPGVYTRIYSYLDWIEKIAFKQR; via the exons ATGATGGTTCTCTGGCCCCCAATCATCCACCTCCAGCTGACctgcctgctgctcctctcACTGTCGCGTCGTCTGGAAG CGCTAGATGCCATTGAGATCATCAACTACCAGACCACCAAGTACACTCGACTCGGTGATCCTTGGACGCAGCAGGAAGGAGCGCCGGCAGCGTCGTCAGGCGAGGAAAGGGAGGAAAGCTATTTGAAATTCGATGACGACGCTGAGGTGATGCCACCCGCCTCCGAAGTGCTGCACGAAGGAGCCTTTTGTCGGCGCAGCTTTGACGGACGCAGTGGATACTGCATCCTGGCCTACCAGTGCCTGCATGTGATACGGGAGTATCGGGTTCACGGCACCCGCATTGACATTTGCACCCATCGGAACAACGTGCCGGTTATCTGCTGCCCCCTGGCCGACAAGCATATCCTGGCCCAGCGCATCAGTGCAACAA AATGCCAGGAGTACAACTCTGCCACTAGGCGCCTGCAGCTGGCCGATGCTGGCAGAACATTCTCCGGGAAACAGTGCGTGCCCAGCGTGCCTCTGATAGTGGGTGGTACACCCACGCGACACGGCCTCTTTCCACACATGACCGCCTTGGGTTGGACGCAAGGCAGCGGCGATATCAAATGGGGCTGCGGCGGCACGCTGGTCAGCGAGCTCTACGTCCTGACGGCCGCCCACTGTGCCACCTCGGGTAG CAAGCCCCCGGACATGGTTCGCCTAGGTGTTCAGCAGCTGAATGTGACCAGTGCGGCGCAGCAGGACATCAAGATCCTTATCATCATCTTGCATCCGAAGTATCGATCCTCCTCCTACTACCACGACATTGCCCTGCTAAAACTAACCAAGCGGGCCCAGCTTTCGGATCAGGTGCGTCCCGCGTGCCTCTGGCAAGTGCCGGAGCTGCAGATCAAAAGCGTCGTGGCCGCTGGCTGGGGGCGCACCGAGTTTCTCGGGGCCAAGTCAAATGCCCTGCGACAGGTGAACCTGGATCTGATACCGCAGCAGCGATGCAAGCAGATGTACCGCAAGGAGCGACGGCTGCCACGCGGCATCATCGATGCCCAGTTCTGTGCCGGCTATCTGCCAGGTGGCAGGGACACGTGCCAGGGTGACTCCGGCGGACCTCTGCACGCTGTTCTTCCGGAATACAATTGCGTGGCCTTTGTCGTCGGCATCACGTCCTTTGGCAAGTTCTGTGCGGCACCCAATGCTCCGGGCGTTTACACCAGGATATACAGCTACCTCGACTGGATAGAGAAGATTGCGTTCAAACAGCGCTAG
- the LOC108156674 gene encoding serine protease snake isoform X2, translating into MMVLWPPIIHLQLTCLLLLSLSRRLEALDAIEIINYQTTKYTRLGDPWTQQEGAPAASSGEEREESYLKFDDDAEVMPPASEVLHEGAFCRRSFDGRSGYCILAYQCLHVIREYRVHGTRIDICTHRNNVPVICCPLADKHILAQRISATKCQEYNSATRRLQLADAGRTFSGKQCVPSVPLIVGGTPTRHGLFPHMTALGWTQGSGDIKWGCGGTLVSELYVLTAAHCATSAPGHGSPRCSAAECDQCGAAGHQDPYHHLASEVSILLLLPRHCPAKTNQAGPAFGSGASRVPLASAGAADQKRRGRWLGAHRVSRGQVKCPATGEPGSDTAAAMQADVPQGATAATRHHRCPVLCRLSARWQGHVPG; encoded by the exons ATGATGGTTCTCTGGCCCCCAATCATCCACCTCCAGCTGACctgcctgctgctcctctcACTGTCGCGTCGTCTGGAAG CGCTAGATGCCATTGAGATCATCAACTACCAGACCACCAAGTACACTCGACTCGGTGATCCTTGGACGCAGCAGGAAGGAGCGCCGGCAGCGTCGTCAGGCGAGGAAAGGGAGGAAAGCTATTTGAAATTCGATGACGACGCTGAGGTGATGCCACCCGCCTCCGAAGTGCTGCACGAAGGAGCCTTTTGTCGGCGCAGCTTTGACGGACGCAGTGGATACTGCATCCTGGCCTACCAGTGCCTGCATGTGATACGGGAGTATCGGGTTCACGGCACCCGCATTGACATTTGCACCCATCGGAACAACGTGCCGGTTATCTGCTGCCCCCTGGCCGACAAGCATATCCTGGCCCAGCGCATCAGTGCAACAA AATGCCAGGAGTACAACTCTGCCACTAGGCGCCTGCAGCTGGCCGATGCTGGCAGAACATTCTCCGGGAAACAGTGCGTGCCCAGCGTGCCTCTGATAGTGGGTGGTACACCCACGCGACACGGCCTCTTTCCACACATGACCGCCTTGGGTTGGACGCAAGGCAGCGGCGATATCAAATGGGGCTGCGGCGGCACGCTGGTCAGCGAGCTCTACGTCCTGACGGCCGCCCACTGTGCCACCTCGG CCCCCGGACATGGTTCGCCTAGGTGTTCAGCAGCTGAATGTGACCAGTGCGGCGCAGCAGGACATCAAGATCCTTATCATCATCTTGCATCCGAAGTATCGATCCTCCTCCTACTACCACGACATTGCCCTGCTAAAACTAACCAAGCGGGCCCAGCTTTCGGATCAGGTGCGTCCCGCGTGCCTCTGGCAAGTGCCGGAGCTGCAGATCAAAAGCGTCGTGGCCGCTGGCTGGGGGCGCACCGAGTTTCTCGGGGCCAAGTCAAATGCCCTGCGACAGGTGAACCTGGATCTGATACCGCAGCAGCGATGCAAGCAGATGTACCGCAAGGAGCGACGGCTGCCACGCGGCATCATCGATGCCCAGTTCTGTGCCGGCTATCTGCCAGGTGGCAGGGACACGTGCCAGGGTGA
- the LOC108156674 gene encoding serine protease snake isoform X3, giving the protein MMVLWPPIIHLQLTCLLLLSLSRRLEALDAIEIINYQTTKYTRLGDPWTQQEGAPAASSGEEREESYLKFDDDAEVMPPASEVLHEGAFCRRSFDGRSGYCILAYQCLHVIREYRVHGTRIDICTHRNNVPVICCPLADKHILAQRISATKCQEYNSATRRLQLADAGRTFSGKQCVPSVPLIVGGTPTRHGLFPHMTALGWTQGSGDIKWGCGGTLVSELYVLTAAHCATSASPRTWFA; this is encoded by the exons ATGATGGTTCTCTGGCCCCCAATCATCCACCTCCAGCTGACctgcctgctgctcctctcACTGTCGCGTCGTCTGGAAG CGCTAGATGCCATTGAGATCATCAACTACCAGACCACCAAGTACACTCGACTCGGTGATCCTTGGACGCAGCAGGAAGGAGCGCCGGCAGCGTCGTCAGGCGAGGAAAGGGAGGAAAGCTATTTGAAATTCGATGACGACGCTGAGGTGATGCCACCCGCCTCCGAAGTGCTGCACGAAGGAGCCTTTTGTCGGCGCAGCTTTGACGGACGCAGTGGATACTGCATCCTGGCCTACCAGTGCCTGCATGTGATACGGGAGTATCGGGTTCACGGCACCCGCATTGACATTTGCACCCATCGGAACAACGTGCCGGTTATCTGCTGCCCCCTGGCCGACAAGCATATCCTGGCCCAGCGCATCAGTGCAACAA AATGCCAGGAGTACAACTCTGCCACTAGGCGCCTGCAGCTGGCCGATGCTGGCAGAACATTCTCCGGGAAACAGTGCGTGCCCAGCGTGCCTCTGATAGTGGGTGGTACACCCACGCGACACGGCCTCTTTCCACACATGACCGCCTTGGGTTGGACGCAAGGCAGCGGCGATATCAAATGGGGCTGCGGCGGCACGCTGGTCAGCGAGCTCTACGTCCTGACGGCCGCCCACTGTGCCACCTCGG CAAGCCCCCGGACATGGTTCGCCTAG
- the LOC108156673 gene encoding serine protease snake isoform X2, with protein MLRPSSPSLQWLFCLICLVLCGVGVNGQYWDNGGSQAPWGFGTDTQPEQNRPPPPCGAPPPGPPPPGPPPPGPPPPGPPPPGPPPGCPGGPRPRQPPRGDGGGGGKNNWHAPHRPPPDHHRNFHNIFLNTEQKVDAQNYNKTAEMEDLQDDFNGRSIVAPGQYPHMAALGFRNENHEIDYKCGGSLISEYFVLTAAHCLTTHGTAPDVVKIGDIKLKEWENDVAPQRRRVAQIYLYPLYNTTFYYHDIGLIQLNRPVEYTWFVKPVRLWARHEIPYNKLYSMGYGSTGFAQAQTNILTELDLSVVPLEKCNSTLPADESAPEGILSSQICAHDYEKNRDTCQGDSGGPLQLNLERRRRRRHRSGRHFRYYLVGITSYGTYCRSEFPGVYTRVSSYIDWIASIVWPNYYNEFSDQN; from the exons ATGCTGCGGCCCAGCTCTCCCAGTCTTCAATGGCTCTTCTGCCTgatttgtttggttttgtgCGGAGTTGGTGTCAATGGACAGTACTGGGACAACGGCGGTAGCCAGGCCCCGTGGGGTTTCGGCACCGATACACAGCCCGAGCAAAACAG ACCGCCACCGCCCTGTGGTGCCCCGCCGCCCGGTCCGCCCCCGCCGGGACCTCCACCGCCCGGTCCACCCCCGCCGGGACCTCCACCGCCCGGGCCCCCGCCTGGATGTCCTGGAGGGCCACGGCCGCGACAACCTCCGCGtggtgatggtggtggtggtgggaaAAACAATTGGCACGCTCCCCACCGACCTCCCCCAGATCACCATCGAAACTTTCACAACATCTTCCTGAACACGGAACAAAAAGTGGATGCCCAAAACTACAACAAGACGGCCGAAATGGAGGACTTGCAGGATGACTTCAACGGCAGGTCAATTGTCGCACCCGGCCAGTACCCACACATG GCCGCTCTGGGATTCCGCAATGAGAACCACGAAATTGATTACAAATGCGGCGGCAGTTTGATCAGTGAGTATTTTGTGCTTACGGCCGCTCACTGCTTAACCACACATGG CACCGCACCCGATGTGGTTAAAATCGGAGACATCAAGCTCAAGGAATGGGAAAACGATGTGGCGCCGCAAAGACGCCGTGTGGCACAGATTTACCTTTATCCTCTGTACAACACCACGTTCTATTACCATGACATAGGACTGATACAGTTGAACCGACCTGTGGAGTACACGTGGTTTGTGAAGCCGGTGCGGCTGTGGGCGAGACACGAGATCCCCTACAACAAACTGTACTCGATGGGCTACGGCTCGACAGGATTTGCCCAGGCTCAAACCAACATCCTGACGGAACTCGACCTATCCGTGGTGCCGCTGGAAAAATGTAATAGCACTCTGCCAGCGGACGAGAGTGCTCCAGAAGGTATATTGAGTAGTCAGATATGCGCCCACGACTACGAGAAGAATCGCGATACCTGTCAG GGGGACTCTGGAGGTCCGTTGCAGTTGAACTTGGAgcgacgtcgtcgtcgtcgtcaccGGAGCGGTAGGCATTTCCGCTACTATCTGGTCGGTATCACTTCCTACGGCACCTACTGCCGCAGCGAGTTTCCAG GTGTTTACACCCGAGTCTCGTCCTACATTGATTGGATAGCGTCCATTGTGTGGCCGAACTATTACAACGAGTTCTCCGATCAGAATTAG
- the LOC108156673 gene encoding serine protease snake isoform X1, protein MLRPSSPSLQWLFCLICLVLCGVGVNGQYWDNGGSQAPWGFGTDTQPEQNRWDYGYNNQWPPGYFNAYYRPPPPCGAPPPGPPPPGPPPPGPPPPGPPPPGPPPGCPGGPRPRQPPRGDGGGGGKNNWHAPHRPPPDHHRNFHNIFLNTEQKVDAQNYNKTAEMEDLQDDFNGRSIVAPGQYPHMAALGFRNENHEIDYKCGGSLISEYFVLTAAHCLTTHGTAPDVVKIGDIKLKEWENDVAPQRRRVAQIYLYPLYNTTFYYHDIGLIQLNRPVEYTWFVKPVRLWARHEIPYNKLYSMGYGSTGFAQAQTNILTELDLSVVPLEKCNSTLPADESAPEGILSSQICAHDYEKNRDTCQGDSGGPLQLNLERRRRRRHRSGRHFRYYLVGITSYGTYCRSEFPGVYTRVSSYIDWIASIVWPNYYNEFSDQN, encoded by the exons ATGCTGCGGCCCAGCTCTCCCAGTCTTCAATGGCTCTTCTGCCTgatttgtttggttttgtgCGGAGTTGGTGTCAATGGACAGTACTGGGACAACGGCGGTAGCCAGGCCCCGTGGGGTTTCGGCACCGATACACAGCCCGAGCAAAACAGGTGGGACTACGGTTACAACAATCAATGGCCGCCGGGTTACTTTAACGCCTATTATAGACCGCCACCGCCCTGTGGTGCCCCGCCGCCCGGTCCGCCCCCGCCGGGACCTCCACCGCCCGGTCCACCCCCGCCGGGACCTCCACCGCCCGGGCCCCCGCCTGGATGTCCTGGAGGGCCACGGCCGCGACAACCTCCGCGtggtgatggtggtggtggtgggaaAAACAATTGGCACGCTCCCCACCGACCTCCCCCAGATCACCATCGAAACTTTCACAACATCTTCCTGAACACGGAACAAAAAGTGGATGCCCAAAACTACAACAAGACGGCCGAAATGGAGGACTTGCAGGATGACTTCAACGGCAGGTCAATTGTCGCACCCGGCCAGTACCCACACATG GCCGCTCTGGGATTCCGCAATGAGAACCACGAAATTGATTACAAATGCGGCGGCAGTTTGATCAGTGAGTATTTTGTGCTTACGGCCGCTCACTGCTTAACCACACATGG CACCGCACCCGATGTGGTTAAAATCGGAGACATCAAGCTCAAGGAATGGGAAAACGATGTGGCGCCGCAAAGACGCCGTGTGGCACAGATTTACCTTTATCCTCTGTACAACACCACGTTCTATTACCATGACATAGGACTGATACAGTTGAACCGACCTGTGGAGTACACGTGGTTTGTGAAGCCGGTGCGGCTGTGGGCGAGACACGAGATCCCCTACAACAAACTGTACTCGATGGGCTACGGCTCGACAGGATTTGCCCAGGCTCAAACCAACATCCTGACGGAACTCGACCTATCCGTGGTGCCGCTGGAAAAATGTAATAGCACTCTGCCAGCGGACGAGAGTGCTCCAGAAGGTATATTGAGTAGTCAGATATGCGCCCACGACTACGAGAAGAATCGCGATACCTGTCAG GGGGACTCTGGAGGTCCGTTGCAGTTGAACTTGGAgcgacgtcgtcgtcgtcgtcaccGGAGCGGTAGGCATTTCCGCTACTATCTGGTCGGTATCACTTCCTACGGCACCTACTGCCGCAGCGAGTTTCCAG GTGTTTACACCCGAGTCTCGTCCTACATTGATTGGATAGCGTCCATTGTGTGGCCGAACTATTACAACGAGTTCTCCGATCAGAATTAG
- the LOC108156678 gene encoding small lysine-rich protein 1 translates to MVGKSKKKRNSKDSTSSNAGSGEGDEKKKKDGGGGGGGKKKGGVGKSIGCDIFNDAAMENAYYVCHNVQDVLKSRGFAWPDGQKKKKKGKR, encoded by the exons ATGGTCGGCAAGAGTAAGAAGAAGCGGAATAGCAAGGATTCCACATCCAGTAATGCTGGCAGTGGTGAGGGAGAtgaaaagaagaagaaggatGGCGGTGGTGGAGGCGGCGGTAAGAAAAAAGGAGGCGTGGGCAAGTCCATCGGCTGCGATATCTTCAACGATGCTGCCATGGAGAACGCCTACTATGTGTGCCATAATGTCCAG GATGTGCTCAAATCACGGGGCTTCGCCTGGCCCGATGGccaaaagaagaaaaagaaggGAAAACGCTGA
- the LOC108156677 gene encoding transmembrane protein 135-like produces the protein MAALSKSLEETIRWRSCQELLHPRSCRRAALENVCRFAWSNSKYYLPVVLLHLGKHGILSGGGWLSLNLLLDSLWYYAQLVLGGVANASLISISMCSLRNLLGKFHLYTLLFIPAAIGGSICACFPRRVKHLQHTAIFQSLIESLLLHSNPLARAVTRSLPLQSLIFMCCSAVILEGKQKRWGHSGFWFLTPDAAPTVDDLPGKGCTHPELDCRLYVVRGIRNYLMIGLALDLFRAIISCTKAGEWRLRHLSLQSTAWLGCYVGIYRAVLCYLRHGPVVKDSSRHLWAGFLGGLSYLLYPKPTILSYAMLEAIRTLWARHQGSKKDSKKRHGYGYGDLAFPVALAYLIHNYVLQSQRVSGLSGVIIDNTTANYALNIRKRLARLC, from the exons ATGGCTGCGCTGAGCAAGTCGTTGGAGGAGACCATTCGCTGGCGCAGCTGCCAAGAGCTGCTCCATCCGCGTAGCTGCCGGCGGGCGGCACTCGAAAATGTCTGCCGCTTTGCCTGGTCCAACTCGAAGTATTATCTGCCAGTGGTCTTGCTGCATTTGGGGAAGCACGGCATCCTTTCGGGCGGTGGCTGGTTGTCGCTAAACCTACTGCTGGATTCGTTGTGGTACTATGCCCAACTGGTACTCGGCGGCGTGGCGAATGCCAGCCTCATATCGATCTCCATGTGCAGCCTACG CAACCTGCTGGGAAAGTTCCACCTGTACACTTTGCTGTTTATTCCGGCTGCCATTGGGGGCAGCATCTGTGCTTGCTTTCCCAGACGCGTGAAGCACCTTCAGCACACGGCCATATTTCAGTCA CTCATTGAGAGTCTTCTGCTGCATTCCAATCCGTTGGCCAGAGCCGTAACGCGTTCCCTGCCGCTGCAATCTCTGATCTTCATGTGCTGCAGCGCCGTCATCCTGGAGGGCAAACAGAAACGCTGGGGGCATAGTGGCTTTTGGTTTCTAACGCCCGACGCTGCACCGACTGTGGATGATCTTCCTGGAAAGGGGTGCACACACCCTGAACTCGACTGCCGTCTTTACGTAGTGCGTGGCATTCGCAACTATCTAATGATTGGACTCGCTTTGGATCTCTTCAGGGCCATTATCAGCTGCACGAAGGCAGGCGAGTGGCGTTTGAGGCATCTTAGTCTCCAGTCAACGGCCTGGCTGGGCTGCTACGTGGGCATCTACAGG gcCGTTCTCTGCTATCTACGACACGGGCCAGTGGTCAAGGACTCGTCGAGGCATCTATGGGCTGGCTTTCTTGGGGGCCTCAGCTATCTTCTCTACCCGAAACCGACTATTTTAAGTTACGCCATGCTAGAGGCCATTCGCACACTGTGGGCAAGACACCAAGGATCGAAGAAGGACTCAAAGAAGCGTCACGGCTACGGCTATGGCGATCTGGCGTTCCCCGTTGCTCTGGCCTACCTCATTCACAACTACGTACTGCAGTCGCAGAGGGTGAGCGGACTGTCCGGCGTCATCATCGACAATACTACAGCCAACTA CGCATTAAACATCAGAAAGCGCCTAGCCCGCCTGTGTTGA
- the LOC108157581 gene encoding uncharacterized protein LOC108157581, translated as MAVAPSKLLERPLNRLHCCVLHSRPGQSCTHALLWNIYRNHVSSAKYYSPLLLLPLVLKWRKVTKGTILAIVKNYVQSVSFASCINAFTFYFMCVARRLNGRFVFIYTPYLSCWLASQLSWWMPPQVLLYFSTGITHAALESLLRQWGLGLVHSRWGQTTVFMLSSLVVLHYQQAQKYSGFWFIKPTPLPVDYPKWSAGKRLRQSLTQFGTYLGIGLALDLGHAIMRRNLMRLRLDTTRFLVGYMGLFQLMQWILLRMRLKRRQANAWAAFVSGVSFALLNRTTLMTFAMVTASQVIWRQVCSRDPGKERLLAFLQKIPWAKLLIPCSLAYLVHTFFFHEDILNGLARDFIDCTCDHNGQRLLNLMKLPNENVILTTVNRSPRTSFWF; from the exons ATGGCCGTCGCCCCAAGCAAGCTGTTGGAGAGGCCCTTGAATCGCCTGCATTGTTGCGTCCTGCACAGCCGTCCAGGACAGAGCTGCACCCATGCCCTGCTTTGGAATATCTACCGCAATCATGTGTCGAGTGCCAAATATTACTCCCCCTTGCTGCTG CTGCCTCTGGTCCTGAAGTGGCGCAAGGTAACCAAAGGAACGATCCTGGCTATAGTGAAGAACTATGTGCAGTCCGTCAGCTTCGCCTCCTGCATCAATGCGTTCACGTTTTACTTCATGTGCGTGGCGCGGCGACTCAACGGGCGCTTCGTGTTCATCTACACCCCCTACCTGTCGTGCTGGCTGGCATCGCAGCTCAGCTGGTGGATGCCACCGCAGGTTCTGCTGTACTTTTCGACTGGCATTACACATGCG GCCTTGGAGAGCCTGCTACGGCAGTGGGGCCTTGGTCTGGTGCATTCGCGTTGGGGCCAGACGACGGTATTCATGCTGAGCTCCCTAGTGGTCTTGCACTATCAGCAAGCGCAAAAGTATTCGGGTTTCTGGTTCATCAAGCCAACGCCCTTGCCTGTGGACTACCCCAAATGGTCAGCGGGCAAGCGCCTCCGGCAGAGTCTAACCCAGTTTGGAACTTATCTGGGAATTGGTCTAGCACTAGACTTGGGGCACGCCATAATGCGCCGAAACCTCATGCGTCTGCGACTGGATACAACTCGATTCTTGGTCGGCTACATGGGCCTGTTTCAA TTGATGCAATGGATATTACTGAGAATGAGGCTGAAACGGAGGCAGGCGAATGCTTGGGCAGCATTTGTCAGTGGTGTATCCTTTGCCCTGCTCAATCGCACGACCTTAATGACCTTTGCCATGGTCACAGCCAGCCAGGTGATCTGGCGGCAGGTCTGCTCACGGGACCCTGGCAAAGAAAGGCTACTGGCCTTCCTACAGAAGATACCCTGGGCCAAGCTGTTGATACCGTGCAGTCTGGCTTATTTGGTGCACACTTTCTTTTTCCACGAAGATATCCTCAACGGGCTGGCCAGGGACTTCATTGACTGCACCTGCGACCACAA TGGCCAGCGTTTGCTGAACCTGATGAAGCTTCCCAACGAAAATGTCATACTAACGACAGTCAACAGGTCTCCAAGAACATCATTTTGGTTTTAG